A single genomic interval of Rhododendron vialii isolate Sample 1 chromosome 3a, ASM3025357v1 harbors:
- the LOC131321208 gene encoding uncharacterized protein LOC131321208 has translation MKFLHSNTKGLLDSNLEDGKYISVWVRTQRRDVGLSLSSQKLIEIASESGEPESRSSTSKLVGPAPTPIAGDRRTIGITKDAAFCLYCYLFKPDIGDQAGGESFVGNGFSNWKKKRRLRTHVGGHNSAHTQAWRKCEDLLNQKQHIETIVLKQSEQARIDYRTRLNASIDCARFLLNQGLAFRGHDESEFSHNQGNFLELLKLSIGRLRRQGYDGASNMQGEINASCKRRDILRENEVERVVKALNLGEIESGRGLNQETSLKRLGDTRWSSHYSSLVRLMGMFASAIGVLEIVEEDGTYLEQRLEATSLLESMQSFEFILYLHMMRTILGITNDLSQALQRKDQDIVNAMALLQLSKGRLQTMRESGWITLLNVTSSFCEKHEIVIPNMDDLFVPRGGKRRKAHKVTNLHHFCFEIFNSVIDMQAIELDARFPESTTELLLCVACLNPSNLFSSFDKEKLIHTAEFYPQDFSSMDPMILDDQLDNYIDDMRTTIEFSSLHGISDLAQKMVEIGKHRAYPLVYLLLVLALTLPVATATVERAFSAMNYVKNQWRN, from the exons ATGAAATTTCTGCATTCAAATACAAAAGGTTTGCTTGATAGCAATCTTGAGGATGGGAAATACATCTCTGTATGGGTAAGAACTCAAAGAAG AGACGTgggtctttctctctcttcccaaaaattgattgaaattgCCAGTGAGAGTGGAGAACCAGAGAGCCGATCGTCGACGTCAAAGCTCGTCGGACCAGCTCCAACGCCGATTGCCGGAGATCGTCGGACAATTgg CATTACAAAAGATGCCGCCTTCTGTCTTTATTGCTATCTTTTCAAGCCGGATATTGGTGATCAAGCGGGAGGTGAATCTTTTGTTGGTAATGGCTTTtcaaattggaaaaagaaacGTAGACTACGTACTCATGTGGGGGGCCACAACAGTGCGCATACTCAAGCGTGGAGAAAATGTGAAGATTTGTTAAACCAAAAGCAACATATTGAGACTATAGTTTTGAAGCAATCAGAACAAGCTCGGATTGATTATCGAACCCGGTTGAATGCATCAATTGATTGTGCTCGATTTCTTCTAAATCAAGGACTTGCATTTCGTGGACATGACGAGTCTGAATTTTCACATAATCAAGGTAATTTTCTTGAACTTTTAAA ATTGAGTATTGGAAGACTGAGGAGGCAAGGTTATGATGGTGCTAGCAATATGCAAGGTGAGATAAATG CATCATGCAAGCGGCGAGACATTCTTAGAGAAAATGAAGTGGAAAGAGTTGTTAAAGCACTTAATCTTGGAGAGATCGAAAGTGGGCGAGGGTTGAACCAAGAAACTAGTCTCAAGCGGCTTGGGGATACACGTTGGAGCTCTCATTATAGTTCTTTGGTTAGGTTAATGGGTATGTTTGCATCGGCGATTGGTGTGCTTGAAATAGTCGAGGAGGATGGTACATACTTAGAACAAAGATTAGAAGCAACTTCTTTGTTGGAGTCAATGCAATCCTTTGAATTTATCTTGTATCTTCATATGATGAGAACAATATTGGGAATTACAAATGACTTATCGCAAGCACTCCAAAGAAAAGATCAAGATATTGTTAATGCTATGGCTCTACTTCAATTGTCGAAAGGGCGGCTCCAAACAATGAGGGAGAGTGGGTGGATCACTCTATTGAATGTTACATCATCTTTTtgtgaaaaacatgaaatagtTATTCCCAATATGGATGATTTGTTTGTACCTCGAGGGGGAAAGAGGCGCAAAGCTCATAAGGTGACAAACTTACATCATTTCTGCTTTGAGATATTCAACTCCGTTATTGATATGCAAGCTATTGAACTTGATGCTCGTTTCCCTGAATCGACTACGGAGTTGCTTCTATGTGTGGCATGTCTGAATCCATCTAACTTGTTCTCTTCTTTTGACAAGGAAAAATTGATCCATACGGCTGAATTTTATCCGCAAGATTTTTCCTCTATGGACCCCATGATACTTGATGATCAACTTGATAATTACATTGATGATATGCGCACTACCATTGAGTTTTCAAGCTTGCATGGAATTAGTGATCTTGCACAGAAAATGGTGGAGATTGGAAAACACCGAGCTTATCCATTGGTCTATTTGCTTTTAGTTTTGGCTTTAACTTTACCAGTTGCGACTGCTACAGTTGAGAGGGCATTTTCGGCTATGAATTATGTGAAGAATCAATGGCGCAACTGA